In Thermodesulfovibrionales bacterium, the DNA window AGATGTTGAAGCTTATAGGAGGGGCATACACGTTCATCTTCACAAAAAGGAATGGCGAATGCCAGCAGTATTCCCGCGACCGTCGCATGAACCCCAGACTTGAGCATAAAATACCACATGACGACTCCGGGGAGGAGATAGAAAAAAAGGTTCGTCACCTTCAGACGGTTCAAGATCATGAGACCGGCAAAAATCAGTATTGAAAGTCCGAAGTACAAAAGGGAGAAACCCTGAGTATAGAAAATGGCGATGATGATGACGGCTCCGAGATCGTCAATAATGGCCAATGCTGTCAAGAGTATCTTAAGCGACGGAGGAACCCTGGCACCGAGCAACGAAAGCACCCCTAAGGCAAAGGCGATGTCCGTTGCCATAGGTATGCCGATCCCCGATAGTGAGGGGGTACCGACATTGAACGAGAAATGGACCAGGGCAGGAATTAACATGCCACCGAGAGCGGCAACTATCGGCAGCAGGGCGTTTCTCCAGTCCGAGAGTTCTCCTTCTTTCAGTTCCCGTTCGATTTCAAGCCCTACAAGGAGGAAGAAGATCGCCATCAGACCGTCATTCACCCAATGTTCCATGCTGTATTTCAGCTGTATGTTCAGAAAGGAGAGATCGAGATATCGATGCCAAAAGCGCAGATATGCCCCGCCGAAGGAGGAGTTTGCGATGAAGATCGAGAGCACCGTGCAGACCATGAGGAGGAGGCCGCCCGTTTTTTCGGACTCGAAGAACTCCGTAAATGTCCTCGAGAGGTTCATCTCAATCTCGTTCTTGAAGAATCTGCTAGAACTTCTCTTTCTTACTCTAAGACATTTTCGCTACCGAATCACTTCTGTCCCCTGCAGGAATCGGAACGATAAAGGTTTATCAGACGGGATACGAGCACGGCGAGGTAGAGAACGCCGGTGACAGCCTCCAAAATGACGAGTGAGCGTGCAAATCCCGACGCAGGCGTAATGTCGCCGTACCCGACGGTGCAGAGCGTGACGAAGCTAAAATAGACGAAATCCGGTACCCCCTTCGCCGAAACCGAGAAGGCGCTCGGCTCATGCGCGTAGACGAGATGGTACAGGGAAGCCCAGGCGAAGCCGATCAAGAGGTAAACACTGATAGCGCCGAATATCTTGTCTGTCGTCACGCTCTCCCCGCGCACGACATACTCCAAGACCGTTATCAGGGTGAAGCCATAGAAGACAACGATAATGATTTCGGCCGGAATTACGAGATCCAAAGAAGGGACGCTCAGGGTCAGCGCTGAAACGAAAAACTGAAGGGTACCGATTCCAACAGCAGCGATGAGACGTCTCTTGGAATCGCTAACCGCGTAAACGCCGGTTATCAGGATAAGCGTTTGAAGAATCAAGGCCAGATAGGGTCTTGCCGTAGCTCGATGATAAATCAAGAGGACGGTTATGAGGGAGAGCAAAAGGAAATGACAACGTCCCTTGATGGCTGAGAGAGATTTCTTGAAAAGACTTTGCGGCCTATCGTAACTTTGCGGTCCCATCACTTCTGCATTTCCCCCTCCCTTTGTCTCTCGAACAGAGCCTCTCGAACATTATAGGATTCCGGCCCTGGTTTGACAACCGAAATCTTCCGTCCCTGTTGATTTCCTCCTTGTAAAAGGGTATTCTTGTATTATCTTTTATAACCCCTCTACCCCGTGGAGATGCAGCTATGCCGCTGAGGAGACAATGATGAAGCCTTCTGAGGGCATGAAAGCCGGAATCGTCTCATTGCCTCAATTCGCATACTTCTCTTGTTCGGCGGGAAGTGCGGGCTTCCTAACGGGGTCAGGGCTTCGATGATGGAACCGACATCCCTTAACTTCAGTCGGCCGGACGCGGATGCGCTGCTGATAGGTCTTGTCGGGGACTGGAAACGGGGGAATGACCTCCCCGCCGCAGGCGATGTGAAAAATGAGATCGAGACCGGGCAGCCCGTCAAGGAGATACGATTTAATACGCAGCGCCTCACGGGATGGGACAGCAGTCTTTTGACATTCCTCATCGCGGTTCAGGGCATCGGGTCTCGAAAGAATATAATTGTCGGGAAGGAAGGTCTGCCCGACGGCGTGCAACGGCTCCTCGCGCTTGCGTCCGCTGTTCCGGAAAGGAAGGGAGCCCGCAAGGAAGCGACGAGAATCTCCTTTCTCGACAGGGTCGGCGACTCTGCGATCGCCTTCTGGCGGTCCAATCTCGAAATGCTCGCGTTCATAGGGGAGGCATCCCTCGCCTTTCTCCGATTATTCGCCGGAAGGGCCCAGTTTCGCACATCCGATCTCTTTCTCACGATTCAGGAATGCGGCGCGCAGGCGCTTCCGATCGTTTCCCTCATCAGTATCCTCGTCGGGCTTATCCTCGCCTTCATCGGCGCCATACAACTCAAGATTTTCGGTGCTCAGATCTATGTCGCGAGCCTCGTCGGCATCGGGATGGTCCGGGCACTCGCGGCGATCATGACCGGCATCATCATGGCAGGCCGCACAGGAGCATCCTTTGCCGCTCAACTCGGCACGATGCAGGTGAACGAGGAGATCGATGCCCTGAAGACCCTTGGCGTCTCACCCATGGAATTCCTTGTGCTTCCGAGAATGCTCGCCCTCTTTCTCATGATGCCGCTCCTGAGTCTTTACGCAGACCTCATGGGAATACTCGGAGGCTTGATTATCGGGGTCTCGATGCTGGACCTCGGTTTCATGGAATACTACCACAAGACGCGGGAATCGGTGCACCTGAACGACTTGTGGGTAGGACTCTTCAGCGCGGCGGTCTTCGGAGTCCTTGTAGCGCTCGCAGGCTGCCTCCGCGGAATGCAGTGCGGAAGGAGCGCTTCGGCAGTCGGTGAGGCGACAACCTCCGCAGTAGTGACGAGCATAGTCAGCATTGTTGTTGCGATGGCGGTGATAACCGTCGTCTGCAATGTCCTCAATATCTGAGGGGTACGAAAGGGATATGGGAAAAACGGAATCCCACATCGTAGTACAGGATCTCACCATGGCCTACGGGAGCAATGTGATCCAGCACGACCTCACCTTCACCATTAACAGAGGTGACATATTCATCATCATGGGAGGAAGCGGATGCGGGAAGAGCACCCTCCTGAGGTCCATGGTCGGACTCCTCCCTCCGCCGAAAGGCGATGTCCTCTATGGCGGTGTGAGTTTCTGGTCGTCGGAGCCCGAGGAACAGAAGAGTATCATGAGGAAATTCGGCATACTCTATCAGAGCAGCGCCCTCTGGAGTTCCCTCACCCTGGCAGAGAACGTTGCCCTTCCGCTCCAGCAGTACACGGATATGAATCCGGATCAGATCAAGGAAATCGTCTCGCTGAAGCTCTCTCTCGTCGGCCTCACCGGTTTCGAAGACTATTATCCATCCGAAATCAGCGGCGGCATGAAGAAGCGCGCCGGCCTCGCCCGTGCCATGGCACTGGACCCTGAGATCCTCTTCTTCGACGAGCCTTCAGCCGGACTCGATCCGATCAGCGCACACCTGCTCGACGAGTTGATCCTCGAACTGAGAAACAGCCTCGGGGCTACCGTAGTTGTCGTGACCCACGAACTGGCAAGCATCTTTGCGATCGGGAACAACTCGGTCTTCCTCGACGCTGACACGAAGACGATGATCGCCGTCGGAGATCCAAGAAAACTTCGCGCCGAGTCAAAAGACCCGAAAGTGATCAGCTTTCTCACAAGGGGAGAGGGACGTGCAGTGGAAGCGGTGCGGTAGATATCTAATGATTGAGGAGAAAGATAATGAGTAAACAGGCAAGCAAGACGCTCATCGGCGCATTCGTCCTCGGCGCTATCGTTCTCATCGTTTCCGGCGTCGTCGTTTTTGGCTCGGGCAAATTCTTCAGGAAGGTCAATAAGAACGTGATGTTCTTTGAGGGCTCGGTGAAGGGGTTACAGGTCGGGGCGCCGGTCATGCTCCGCGGGGTGAAGATAGGCGAAGTCACCGATATCAAGTTGGAGTTCTATGCGAAAGACCTCACCGCCTTCATCCCGGTTTACACGGAGACCTACCCGGAAAAAATCGTGATAATGGGGAACCATAGTAGGTTTGGAGATGAACGGGCTCTTCAGGCATTGATAGACAAGGGGCTGAGGGCCCAGCTTCAGATGCAGAGCTTTGTGACGGGCCAGCTCATGATTAACGTCGATTTCTACCCCGGAACGCCGATCAGGCTTGTAGGGCTCGAAAAGAAATATAAGGAGATCCCGACAATTCCTTCGAGCATGGAGCAGCTGACAAAGAAGCTTGAGGAGTTGCCGCTCAAGGAGATCGTCGACAGACTAAACGGCGTTCTCGCCGGATTAGATAGGGTCGTTAATTCCCCTGACCTGCAGGCGAGCATCGGCTCGCTCCATCGATTACTGAACGACGCCGATACGCTCGTGAAAAATCTTGACGCCCAGGTCGGACCTCTTGCATCGAGCTTACGGGTGACGTCTGAAGCAGCCCGATCCGCTTTTGTGCAGGCTGAGCAGACACTCAAGTTTAGCGAAGGAGTACCCGGGCAGATCGCTTCAAGTCTCAAAGAGACCCTGTCTGCAGCCAATGCCACCCTGGAAGAGACAAACAAGGCCGTCGCCAATGTCAATGAAATAGCCGTGCAGAATGCGAACCTCGGATACGAGATAGCCAGGACGCTCGAGCAAATCTCCGAACTCTCCCGTTCCCTGCGTGTTCTGACGGAC includes these proteins:
- a CDS encoding ion channel; its protein translation is MGPQSYDRPQSLFKKSLSAIKGRCHFLLLSLITVLLIYHRATARPYLALILQTLILITGVYAVSDSKRRLIAAVGIGTLQFFVSALTLSVPSLDLVIPAEIIIVVFYGFTLITVLEYVVRGESVTTDKIFGAISVYLLIGFAWASLYHLVYAHEPSAFSVSAKGVPDFVYFSFVTLCTVGYGDITPASGFARSLVILEAVTGVLYLAVLVSRLINLYRSDSCRGQK
- the nhaA gene encoding Na+/H+ antiporter NhaA — its product is MNLSRTFTEFFESEKTGGLLLMVCTVLSIFIANSSFGGAYLRFWHRYLDLSFLNIQLKYSMEHWVNDGLMAIFFLLVGLEIERELKEGELSDWRNALLPIVAALGGMLIPALVHFSFNVGTPSLSGIGIPMATDIAFALGVLSLLGARVPPSLKILLTALAIIDDLGAVIIIAIFYTQGFSLLYFGLSILIFAGLMILNRLKVTNLFFYLLPGVVMWYFMLKSGVHATVAGILLAFAIPFCEDERVCPSYKLQHLLHKPVSFLVLPVFALANTGIVFTQGWYLTFTERNTAGILGGLVLGKPLGIFFCSLMAIRTGFCKLPDDVTFRHLMGAGVLAGIGFTMSIFITNLAFSDAELIRNSKIAILAASAIAGVTGYLILSAAGRSRA
- a CDS encoding ATP-binding cassette domain-containing protein, with product MGKTESHIVVQDLTMAYGSNVIQHDLTFTINRGDIFIIMGGSGCGKSTLLRSMVGLLPPPKGDVLYGGVSFWSSEPEEQKSIMRKFGILYQSSALWSSLTLAENVALPLQQYTDMNPDQIKEIVSLKLSLVGLTGFEDYYPSEISGGMKKRAGLARAMALDPEILFFDEPSAGLDPISAHLLDELILELRNSLGATVVVVTHELASIFAIGNNSVFLDADTKTMIAVGDPRKLRAESKDPKVISFLTRGEGRAVEAVR
- a CDS encoding ABC transporter permease, giving the protein MMEPTSLNFSRPDADALLIGLVGDWKRGNDLPAAGDVKNEIETGQPVKEIRFNTQRLTGWDSSLLTFLIAVQGIGSRKNIIVGKEGLPDGVQRLLALASAVPERKGARKEATRISFLDRVGDSAIAFWRSNLEMLAFIGEASLAFLRLFAGRAQFRTSDLFLTIQECGAQALPIVSLISILVGLILAFIGAIQLKIFGAQIYVASLVGIGMVRALAAIMTGIIMAGRTGASFAAQLGTMQVNEEIDALKTLGVSPMEFLVLPRMLALFLMMPLLSLYADLMGILGGLIIGVSMLDLGFMEYYHKTRESVHLNDLWVGLFSAAVFGVLVALAGCLRGMQCGRSASAVGEATTSAVVTSIVSIVVAMAVITVVCNVLNI
- a CDS encoding MlaD family protein produces the protein MSKQASKTLIGAFVLGAIVLIVSGVVVFGSGKFFRKVNKNVMFFEGSVKGLQVGAPVMLRGVKIGEVTDIKLEFYAKDLTAFIPVYTETYPEKIVIMGNHSRFGDERALQALIDKGLRAQLQMQSFVTGQLMINVDFYPGTPIRLVGLEKKYKEIPTIPSSMEQLTKKLEELPLKEIVDRLNGVLAGLDRVVNSPDLQASIGSLHRLLNDADTLVKNLDAQVGPLASSLRVTSEAARSAFVQAEQTLKFSEGVPGQIASSLKETLSAANATLEETNKAVANVNEIAVQNANLGYEIARTLEQISELSRSLRVLTDYLERHPEALIRGKSPSKGE